A region of the Thermogladius calderae 1633 genome:
GGCTTGGTTCACTCTACACTACGTGTTGAAGACTCTTCTCAAGATGCTGGCGCCGATAATGCCGTTCGTCACAGACGCCATTTACAGAGAGCTCTACGGGAAGAGCGTGCACACAGAGGAGTTCCCCAGAGTAGATAAGACGCTTGGAGAGAAAGGGCACGAGCTAGCGAAGCTTGTAGAAGAGGTCAACTCGGCTATATGGAGGTTCAAGAAGAAGAACAATATGCGGCTCTCCGACCCCGTAAAGGCCAAGGTCTACCTACCCGCCAAGCTCAGCGGGGCCTTGGAAGAGGTCGTAGACCTCCACAGGCTCGAAGATGTCGAGTTATACGAGGAGCCGCCCGCGAACGCGGCGGATATCGGTGGCGGAGTCTACATTGCGTTGTGACCGGGTGCTTTTTCACTCGAGGGTGATCTCGACGATCCTCCCCCTAGCCGGGAAGGAGACGTTGTATACAGGCGTGTCTCCGACGACCACCCTCTCGTACACCCCCCTGTGGGCGTGAGCGTGGATAGCCAGGCTGAAACCGCCTTCGGCTAAGACTCTCTCGAAGTCGGGGTTGGCTAGGTAGTCCCATATATCGCGGGGCTCGCCAGCGAGGTTCTTGAAGGTCACCCCGTAGTGCGTCAGCAGTACGATTTTCTGGCATCCACGGGCCCGGCACTCCCTGCTCATTCTCAGCACCTTCTCCGGTAGAGTCTTGTAGTAGGCTCTTAGACCCGGCATATGCCTCTCCTGCCACTTCGTCGGCCTGTTGAGCGCCCCCCGAGACCCTATAAT
Encoded here:
- a CDS encoding metallophosphoesterase family protein; amino-acid sequence: MVLILATGDIHAPAYTSSFLSALEKAGSIEPDVVLLAGDLVEHNNIAAFKPVYEELLKRFGGVPIVAVFGNEEYVGFEDEYRRVYGRVRWLNDEVLDLEVSGTRLCIIGSRGALNRPTKWQERHMPGLRAYYKTLPEKVLRMSRECRARGCQKIVLLTHYGVTFKNLAGEPRDIWDYLANPDFERVLAEGGFSLAIHAHAHRGVYERVVVGDTPVYNVSFPARGRIVEITLE